Proteins co-encoded in one Schaalia radingae genomic window:
- a CDS encoding DUF4913 domain-containing protein, producing MDDENDENASSELLYPTLDAFVEDLLARIYDRFLPTGRLTWCPQWWKHAEAVYRLQALWLSWEYMRVHDGPMASAQWLVSYADPIMNVLFDNDGPFKGCSVTGGHRDLRYHPDGQLPCDPADPEIFAPRN from the coding sequence ATGGACGACGAAAACGATGAAAACGCATCTTCAGAACTCTTGTATCCCACGCTTGACGCCTTCGTGGAGGATCTCCTGGCGCGAATCTATGACCGGTTCCTGCCAACGGGACGGCTGACGTGGTGCCCCCAGTGGTGGAAACACGCCGAAGCGGTCTACCGTCTGCAGGCTCTATGGCTGTCATGGGAATACATGCGAGTGCACGATGGGCCGATGGCATCGGCACAGTGGCTGGTCTCGTATGCTGATCCAATCATGAACGTCCTGTTTGACAATGACGGGCCATTCAAGGGATGCAGCGTCACGGGTGGTCACCGCGACCTGCGATATCACCCTGATGGGCAGCTGCCCTGCGATCCAGCCGACCCAGAGATTTTCGCCCCGCGTAACTAG
- a CDS encoding relaxase/mobilization nuclease domain-containing protein — MMPNIVDGGDTGGLMRYLVGPGRANEHSEPHLVAGSSTIMNRWGDWSELSLAQANEIANYLDSFMHETERFVRGPIRKFDPEMGKTRVVDYGPNHVWHCSLSLSPDEGPLSEDKWAAIARDFMDEMEFTTASGKSECRWVAIHHGTSKNGGDHIHIAANIVREDGTRWNSWNDQPRSQRACNTLEHKYGLRIVESREHARSSKCDSAQALNAARRAGKPVTDRAALETRLRAAAKAASNEVEFIGRARSLGVRLRPRFAKGHTDVVVGYSAALHTKPGQRTQWYAGGSIARDLTLSALRERWPDTIDASTDAVRAWLDAWKGMPLGAHRSAYTPEEWQGYRRALEIYRDELGGIDPTDPLALANATNDVAGLLAAAAQQSDLSEDMRRALDYSARQVGRNAQLKQRPVTHRGTSPWVVLGARLLSTAITPKTSKVNYVLMLVEALELVKTLANLYEQARQTNTAHMILRDTRTVYDRLRAEAPHTAHQSLQVDSATLQQDVLPEPAATRSAPSVQEEPVTVGAPSNGDYFERLRARHKFLALPDGFGTPAEGSSTSGNETDHDERTSRRPLPGIGQTPQLTKLNHPTHHPTPRGRTPERGRGQLR; from the coding sequence ATGATGCCCAACATTGTTGATGGCGGCGACACTGGTGGCCTCATGCGCTACCTGGTTGGCCCTGGACGCGCGAACGAACACTCTGAGCCACACCTGGTGGCTGGATCAAGCACCATCATGAACCGGTGGGGCGACTGGTCGGAACTCTCGCTTGCTCAAGCAAACGAGATAGCGAACTATCTCGACTCGTTCATGCACGAGACCGAACGCTTCGTGCGCGGACCTATCCGCAAGTTTGATCCTGAGATGGGTAAGACGCGCGTCGTTGACTACGGTCCAAACCACGTGTGGCACTGTTCGTTGTCTCTGTCCCCCGATGAGGGTCCATTGTCTGAGGACAAGTGGGCGGCAATCGCGCGCGACTTCATGGACGAGATGGAGTTCACCACCGCGTCGGGCAAGTCTGAGTGCCGGTGGGTGGCGATCCATCACGGCACGTCCAAGAACGGTGGGGACCACATTCACATTGCCGCGAACATTGTGCGCGAGGACGGCACTAGGTGGAACTCCTGGAACGATCAACCGCGTAGCCAGCGCGCGTGCAACACGCTTGAACACAAGTACGGGCTGCGCATTGTTGAGTCGCGCGAACACGCGCGCAGTTCTAAGTGTGACAGTGCGCAGGCACTGAATGCCGCCAGGCGGGCCGGCAAGCCGGTCACTGACCGCGCCGCACTGGAAACGCGCCTGCGTGCCGCCGCGAAGGCAGCGAGCAATGAGGTTGAGTTCATCGGCCGCGCGCGTAGCCTGGGCGTGCGGCTGCGCCCACGCTTTGCCAAGGGGCATACGGATGTAGTCGTGGGGTACTCTGCTGCCCTGCATACCAAGCCAGGACAGCGTACACAGTGGTACGCCGGTGGTTCCATCGCGCGTGACCTCACGCTGAGCGCGCTGCGCGAGCGCTGGCCAGACACCATCGACGCCTCCACTGACGCTGTGCGCGCATGGCTCGATGCCTGGAAGGGGATGCCGCTTGGCGCGCACCGCAGCGCCTACACGCCGGAGGAATGGCAAGGGTATAGGCGTGCGCTGGAAATCTACCGCGACGAGCTAGGCGGCATTGACCCGACTGATCCGCTTGCCTTGGCTAATGCGACCAATGATGTGGCCGGACTTCTGGCGGCCGCCGCGCAGCAATCGGATTTGAGTGAGGACATGCGCCGCGCTTTGGACTACTCCGCACGGCAGGTCGGCCGAAACGCACAGTTGAAACAGCGGCCCGTCACTCACCGTGGGACGAGCCCGTGGGTCGTTCTCGGTGCGCGGCTGCTCAGCACAGCCATCACTCCCAAGACCAGCAAGGTGAACTATGTACTCATGCTGGTGGAGGCATTGGAATTGGTGAAGACACTGGCAAACCTATATGAACAAGCGCGCCAAACAAACACCGCACACATGATCTTGCGTGACACGCGCACTGTGTACGACCGCTTACGCGCCGAAGCACCGCACACGGCTCACCAATCTCTCCAGGTCGACTCGGCAACCTTGCAACAAGACGTATTGCCTGAGCCGGCCGCAACACGCTCCGCGCCCTCAGTCCAGGAGGAGCCGGTGACAGTTGGAGCACCCTCCAACGGCGACTACTTTGAGCGTTTGCGCGCGCGCCATAAGTTCCTCGCGTTGCCCGATGGGTTCGGGACACCTGCTGAAGGCTCCAGCACCAGTGGCAACGAGACTGACCATGATGAGAGAACATCCAGGCGACCGTTGCCAGGCATCGGGCAAACACCACAACTGACCAAACTCAACCACCCCACACACCACCCGACCCCACGCGGGCGCACGCCCGAACGCGGGCGCGGCCAGTTGCGCTAG